The Henckelia pumila isolate YLH828 chromosome 2, ASM3356847v2, whole genome shotgun sequence genome includes a window with the following:
- the LOC140884440 gene encoding uncharacterized protein isoform X2 yields MEAREQFRKGYHNGKAAENNEGEPVESTETEMTRSSRGRTRLDKVIRQRVQGVRKDVMFNKIGQPIGEFAVEMQSFIGVLAREKIKISYKTWKQVPSDVKELIWESINLTYNISPSWKRGCLHSANSKWRQYKAHLTEKFIFSKLDKPEELKEPPSGYGIPRDDWSSFVIIRMSVDFMNLSAEQKKRRKQNIYPHRLSRKGYAQFADEIDEYVQKKKRDGKLHFEGSKKDILSNVLIQKSMLDVSGVLDVI; encoded by the exons ACAATGGTAAAGCTGCTGAAAACAATGAGGGAGAACCGGTGGAATCTACTGAGACCGAGATGACAAGAAGTTCTAGAGGACGTACACGTTTAGATAAGGTCATTAGGCAAAGGGTGCAGGGAGTTAGAAAGGATGTAATGTTCAATAAAATTGGACAGCCAATAGGAGAGTTTGCGGTTGAAATGCAGAGTTTTATAGGAGTTCTCGCTCGAGAAAAGATTAAGATCAGTTACAAGACTTGGAAGCAAGTTCCAAGTGATGTTAAAGAATTAATATGGGAATCAATTAAT CTGACATACAATATTAGCCCAAGCTGGAAGAGGGGCTGTTTGCATTCAGCGAATAGTAAGTGGCGGCAATACAAGGCGCATCTCACTGAGAAGTTCATTTTCTCGAAGCTTGATAAGCCAGAGGAGTTGAAAGAACCGCCAAGTGGCTACGGTATTCCACGGGATGATTGGAGTTCATTTGTAATCATTCGCATGTCCGTTGACTTCATG AACTTAAGTGCTgagcaaaagaagagaagaaagcaGAACATATACCCACATCGGCTTTCCCGTAAAGGTTATGCACAATTTGCTGATGAAATA GATGAAtatgtgcaaaaaaaaaaacgggATGGTAAGTTGCACTTTGAAGGGTCAAAAAAGGATATCCTTTCAAATGTATTGATTCAGAAGAGCATGTTGGACGTGTCAGGGGTGTTGGACGTCATATAA
- the LOC140884440 gene encoding uncharacterized protein isoform X1 codes for MEAREQFRKGYHNGKAAENNEGEPVESTETEMTRSSRGRTRLDKVIRQRVQGVRKDVMFNKIGQPIGEFAVEMQSFIGVLAREKIKISYKTWKQVPSDVKELIWESINLTYNISPSWKRGCLHSANSKWRQYKAHLTEKFIFSKLDKPEELKEPPSGYGIPRDDWSSFVIIRMSVDFMNLSAEQKKRRKQNIYPHRLSRKGYAQFADEIASELCDDDDVNRALIWKKGRVNKEGEVEGDDLKMKLEKIDEYVQKKKRDGKLHFEGSKKDILSNVLIQKSMLDVSGVLDVI; via the exons ACAATGGTAAAGCTGCTGAAAACAATGAGGGAGAACCGGTGGAATCTACTGAGACCGAGATGACAAGAAGTTCTAGAGGACGTACACGTTTAGATAAGGTCATTAGGCAAAGGGTGCAGGGAGTTAGAAAGGATGTAATGTTCAATAAAATTGGACAGCCAATAGGAGAGTTTGCGGTTGAAATGCAGAGTTTTATAGGAGTTCTCGCTCGAGAAAAGATTAAGATCAGTTACAAGACTTGGAAGCAAGTTCCAAGTGATGTTAAAGAATTAATATGGGAATCAATTAAT CTGACATACAATATTAGCCCAAGCTGGAAGAGGGGCTGTTTGCATTCAGCGAATAGTAAGTGGCGGCAATACAAGGCGCATCTCACTGAGAAGTTCATTTTCTCGAAGCTTGATAAGCCAGAGGAGTTGAAAGAACCGCCAAGTGGCTACGGTATTCCACGGGATGATTGGAGTTCATTTGTAATCATTCGCATGTCCGTTGACTTCATG AACTTAAGTGCTgagcaaaagaagagaagaaagcaGAACATATACCCACATCGGCTTTCCCGTAAAGGTTATGCACAATTTGCTGATGAAATA GCAAGTGAATTatgtgatgatgatgatgtcaaTCGGGCTCTTATTTGGAAGAAAGGACGGGTGAATAAGGAGGGTGAAGTTGAAGGAGATGATCTAAAAATGAAATTAGAAAAGATT GATGAAtatgtgcaaaaaaaaaaacgggATGGTAAGTTGCACTTTGAAGGGTCAAAAAAGGATATCCTTTCAAATGTATTGATTCAGAAGAGCATGTTGGACGTGTCAGGGGTGTTGGACGTCATATAA